One Helianthus annuus cultivar XRQ/B chromosome 12, HanXRQr2.0-SUNRISE, whole genome shotgun sequence genomic region harbors:
- the LOC118484846 gene encoding formin-like protein 14, with protein MNHCKGMKKRVFGWSMEWNHPFQNAFHFPQNHSIRPPCFFSIPFPLHPSLTTLQPTTVATIHTTIVIRRRHPPPPPPATTYRRHPPSSSPPPSPPPSAPLPPPIIATTHLRSSLPPLPLPPPITAATHRCQPPPLTTVTAATTPVTTAATYLHRHPPPPPLSPSAVVSTHHHRQPPPTTAATTDT; from the coding sequence ATGAACCATTGtaagggaatgaagaaaagagtgtttggttggtcgatggaatggaatcatccattccaaaatgcattccatttccctcaaaatcattccatccgtcccccctgttttttttccattccattccctcttcaCCCTTCATTAACAACACTACAACCCACCACTGTTGCTACCATACACACCACCATTGTCATCCGCCGCCGTCACCCACCtccgccgccacccgccaccacctacCGCCGTCACCCACCTTCGTCCTCGCCACCGCCGTCACCGCCACCCAGCGCGCCACTGCCACCTCCGATCATTGCCACCACCCACCTTCGATCATCGCTGCCACCATTGCCACtgccacctccgatcaccgccgccacccaccgctGTCAACCGCCACCTCTGACCACCGTCACCGCTGCTACCACCCCTGTTACCACCGCCGCCACCTACCTCCAccgtcatccaccaccaccaccgttgtCACCATCCGCCGTCgtctccacccaccaccaccgccaaccACCGCCAACCACCGCCGCTACAACTGACACCTAG
- the LOC110894560 gene encoding lysine-rich arabinogalactan protein 19, with translation MLWTNIILAWICFLVAVSNGQSPAASPSTTSATVPPPSTTPIPPTQPPPATPLPSLSPKTPPASAPSVPPPQIPPPQPPVAPPVSTPSTPPPPLPAPTPPPPLPAPTPPPVVPPPVVAPAPATPPPAPATPPPAPTPPPPTPSLAPTPVSVPPAPTPDTSPSPAPAPRRHRHRRHMHKKHHAPAPAPVPKSPPAPPVAADSDDTAPAPSPILNLNNGRTRFQKGERFGFIIAVLLILMI, from the exons ATGTTGTGGACTAATATTATTCTAGCTTGGATCTGCTTTTTGGTAGCGGTTTCCAACGGCCAATCGCCTGCGGCTTCACCATCAACTACGTCTGCCACTGTACCACCCCCTTCCACCACCCCAATTCCGCCAACGCAACCACCACCCGCCACCCCTCTACCGTCCCTGTCCCCTAAAACTCCTCCAGCTTCGGCCCCATCTGTCCCGCCACCTCAAATCCCACCACCACAACCGCCAGTGGCTCCACCCGTATCCACTCCATCCACTCCACCACCCCCATTGCCAgccccaacaccaccaccaccattgcctgccccaacaccaccaccagttgTCCCACCACCTGTTGTGGCTCCAGCGCCAGCAACTCCACCACCAGCACCAGCGACCCCACCGCCAGCACCAACTCCTCCACCACCAACACCATCACTAGCTCCAACACCGGTTAGTGTTCCACCGGCCCCAACACCTGACACGAGTCCCTCCCCTGCACCAGCTCCTAGAAGACACAGGCACAGGAGGCACATGCACAAGAAACATCATGCACCAGCACCCGCACCGGTTCCTAAGAGCCCGCCAGCCCCACCAGTAGCTGCAGATTCTGATGATACTGCACCAGCACCATCACCAATACTTAATCTG AACAACGGCAGAACTCGCTTTCAAAAGGGAGAAAGATTCGGATTTATTATTGCTGTTCTACTCATTCTCATGATTTAG